The Pelobacter seleniigenes DSM 18267 genomic sequence TTATGAAGAGAGACAACCTGACCCAGCCACGATTAAGCTTATGCGTCCACAGCTTCTGCGGACACAGCCAGAGGTAAAGGGTCGGCACAATCAGGGCATAGCTGAAAAAACCGCTGTCGAAGATCAGTCCGGTGGTGAAAATTTCCAACAAGCTGCCGGCGGAAACCTGAGCATCGGACCAACTGATCAGAAGTAAACCGAGCCGGGTGAGGGTGAAAAATCCCAGGGCCGTCAGGTAGGCCCAGAAAATCAGTTGAAATCGAGAGGTGCGCATAATAATCCATTGTAAATTAAAGGGAAAGAACCACTTTCTATTCAATCCGATATTATGCATACTCAACCTTAAGCCCAGCTTAAGGCGCACCTTGCGCTGTATTTTCACTCTCCACCGCGCCATACCTGGGCAGAAGCCGTGGCGGTCTCCGGAGCGCGGCCCCTGCTTGCGGGACAGGCCTGTGGCTGAGGCGGGAAAGGTTCTCGACAAAAGCGCCGAAACTCCGGATGATGGCGACGCTGCAATAGACTATCTCCATGGATATTAGTGTCCTTAACGTTAACAAGGTTCCTCGCCCAAGGTTGTGACAGATGAACATCCTGTTGGTTGAAGATGATGAAATGATCGGCGTAGCCGTAAAAAAAGGCCTCAGCCAGGAGGGGTTTGTGGTCGATTGGGTCAGGAATGCCGATGAAGCCGGCCTGGCTCTGGAAAGCAAGCGCTATGAAGTCCTGCTCCTTGACCTGGGCCTGCCCGATCGATCCGGGTTGGAGGTGCTGAATGAATTACGGAAAAGAGGCGATACGATTGCCGCCATCATCCTGACTGCCCGCGACGCGGTAGCGGATCGGATTACCGGCCTGGACAGCGGCGCCGATGATTATCTGGTCAAGCCTTTTGATCTGGATGAGCTGAGTGCCCGCATCCGGGCGGTGCAAAGACGGAAACTGGGGCGGGCCGAACCGCTGCTGGAGTCAGGTCAGCTGAGCCTGAACCCAGCCTCCAGAGAATGTTTCTGGCAGGGCCGTGCGGTGATTCTGTCCGCCCGCGAGTTCTCTCTGCTTGAAGCCCTGATCGAGCGGCCCGGTGCGGTGCTTTCCCGTGCGCAGCTGGAAGAACGGCTGTACGGCTGGGGGGAGGAGATTGAAAGCAACACCATTGAAGTCCACATCCATCATCTGCGGAAAAAGCTGGCTGCCGAAGCGATCAAAACCGTCCGTGGGGTCGGCTACATGCTGGGAAATCTGGAATGAATTCAATCCGCAAACGCCTCTTACGCCTGCTTCTGATCGGCCAACTGCTGGCCGTGCTCTTAACCGGGACGATCATCTTCTTCTATGTCCGCGGTGAACTGGAAGCCATCTTTGATGACCGTCTCTATCAGCTGGCCCACAGCGTTCATATGGACAGCGATTCCATCTCCCAGGCTCCCCTGCCCCTGATCAAGGCCCAGGAGAACGATGACGATTTCGTCATTCAGGTCTGGCGGGATGACGGCACTCTGCTGTTGCTGCTCAATAGTGAAGAAGGGACTCCGGCGCGGGCAGCGGAAGGCTTTAGCAATCATATCGACAAGGGCGTCAGCTGGCGCAGTTTCGTGCTGCGCCGCGGGGACCGGCTGATTCAGGCCAGCCAACCCTTATCCGACCGGCTCGAAGTCAGCAGCAGCGTGGCCTGGGGAGCCACGGTCCCGGTCATCATCCTGGTGATTGTACTCGGTCTGCTGGTCAGGGTCAGTATCAATTACGGCCTTGGTCCCCTGAAAAAACTGACCGAGTCCCTGGAGAAAAGACGCCCTTATGCCATGGAGCCCTTGCCCACCGAAGGTTTGCCCGATGAAGTGCTCTCATTGGTCCAGGTCCTGAACAGTCTGTTGCAACGGCTGGATGTCGCCTTGCAAAGCCAGCGCAAATTCGTCGCGGATGCCGCCCATGAACTGCGCACCCCGTTAGCCGCGGTGCAACTGCAAGCCCAGCTGCTACAGAAGATCGACGACCCGGACGAACGACGGCAGGCCTTGGACCAGATGCGCGCCGGAACAGTTCGCGCCAGTCACCTGGCCCAGCAGTTACTGACCCTGGCCCGGCTGGAGCCGGAAGATTGGCAGCGCCCCTTAACCGCCGTGGATCTCGGCGAGTTGATCAAAACGGTGGTTGCCGAATTTGCCCCGGCAGCGTTAAAACGGCAGATCGATCTGGGAATAGCGGAAAATGAACCGGCAACAATCATGGGTGATCAGGAAAGCCTGCGGATCATGCTCGGCAACCTGGTCGATAACGCCCTGCGCTACACACCGCAGAAGGGACGGATTGACCTCGCTCTGCAACGAGCAGGCCGCCTGGCCCGCCTGGAAGTCCTTGATAACGGGCCGGGAATCCCCGCGGCAGAACGGCAGCAGGTCTTTTCCCGCTTCTATCGCTGCCCGGGAACCACCGCCTTGGGCAGCGGATTGGGATTGGCGATTGTCCGGGAAGTGGTCACCCACCATAATGGTGAGATCAGGCTCGCCGCAAGAGTTGGCGGTCCGGGATTGCGCGTCACGATCAACCTGCCCCTGGCAGAGGACAACCCTGCACGGCAAAAAAAGAGCGCGGCTTGAACAGCTTTTCCGGGATGATTCCCTGCCCCGCCCGATCGCTCAATCTTGATCATCCTCAAAAAAATCCGCTTTACTTTTCACGATTCCTGGGAGGTCCTTCAGGATACCGCGCAGATGAATCCTCATCGCCTGCTCCGCGGCAGCAGCGTTTCCTACGGCGATGCCTTCAACAATGGCGCGGTGTTGCTCTACGACATGGGTTCTGGAAAAACAGCGGACACTGATATGGCGGACCCGGTCCATCTGCATTTTGATATTTTCCACCACCTCCCATGCGTAGGACTTACCAGCGGCATCTGCAAGGGTATGGTGGAACAGTTCATCCAGGGCCATAAAAGCATCAGGATCGCTCTCGGCAACCCGCCCCTGCTCGACAATCTGCCATTGCAGCTCGGCCACCAACGCCGTATTGTCCTGGTTCTCAAGCACGGCCCTGACAATATCGGCCTCGATCGCCTCACGCACAAAGCGCGCGTCCATAACCGCGGAAATAACTATCCGGCGAACAAAGGTTCCGCGCTGGGGACGAACCTCCAGCAGCCCCATTTCCACCAGGCGGATAAAAACCTCACGTACCGGTTGCCTGCTGACGAGATATTCGAGGGCAATCGCAGATTCGGAAATCTTCGTCCCGGGTTCCAGATCGCCACGGATAATACGATCACGCAACAGGCGATAAATCTGCGGCCTGACCGCAGCGGAATGATCCAGCCGGTATTCGCTTCGATTGTCTGTCACCTATCTCATCTCCATCCAGGTAAAGGGTTTTCCTATACCATACGTCCATACTTATCAACCAGCCCTCTTTCTTCCTGGCTCTCTCCGCAACTCCGCCGTTGAGCAAGAGAACTTCCGACTGCATCCTGCTTGGGCTTGCTTTTTGCTAGTTCTGCAGGCTGTGCTGCAAAACGACACAACCAACGACCCCAGCCGGGCGAGGTAAGCTGCGTAAGAATGCCGATTCAGTCGCCGGCGAGCTCTTTTCTCGTTTTGCAACAGACTAAGATGATAGTGGAAATTCTCATTTCCATGAAATAAGCTGGGGCGCCGATAACGTCCCGGCCTGTACAGAAACAACGAGCGCGGCCGCTGTCTCAAAATGAGATTAAGGGCCTGCTCATGGCATCTTTTTTCAAATCACCTATTCAAAGCAAGGAGCAACCAATGGCGGTCAAACTGTTAAAATCCAGCGCGGAAGAAGCGGTCTTTACCATCGAAATTGATGCCGTGACGATTGAAAATGCGATCATGGAAGAATTCACCAAAGCGACCAAAGGGCAGCAGCAAAGTCCACATATCCCTTTGAGCAACCGGGCCATGTTGGCCAAACACCCGGAGTTGGACAAAATCGCCGGCCAAGCGCTGAATAATATCCTGCCACGCTATTATATGCAGGCCATTAAGGAACTGGGGCTGACCCCGATGACCTTCCCCCAAATCAAGCCGCGGGAAACCAAACTGGGCGAACCCTGCCTTGTCGAAATCCGCGTCGCCCTGGAACCGAAAATCCCGCTGCAGCAGTATGAAGGATTGCAGGCAACCTACGCGCCGGTGATCGTCACCGAGGACGATGTCACCCAGCAGCTCGCTGGAATCCGCCAACAGCGCGGTGCCGGAGACGATGACGCCAAACTTCTGGCCACCCTGCCCTTTGACTCCATCGAAGCATTCAGCGCCGAAGTGCGCAGTTCGCTGCAAACCATGGCCACGGAAAAAACCGCCGCCAACAAACGGGAAGCCGTCCTTAACAAGCTGGTCGAAGTCAACCCCTGCAGCGTCAGGGAAGAAGTCATCGAACAGCAGACCATGATGATGATCAATCAGTTCCGTCAGCAGGTGGGGGCCAACAATTTCGAGGGTTACCTCAAATCTTCGGGCCGCACCATCGACGATGCAAAAAAGGAGATCCGCCCGGAAGCCGAGGCTGCGGTCAGAAAAAACCTGCTGCTGTCGGCTGTTGCTGACAAAATAGCACCTGAGATCAGTGAAGAAGATATCAAGGCGGTCATCTCAAAGCAGGAAAACTCCATCATGGAGGTTGGAATGAGCTACGCCGACCGGCGCAAACGGATCGAGGAGACCCCCGGCGCCCTCGAACAGCTGACCCATGCCATTCGGCTTGAGAAAGCAGTCGACTTCATCGTTCGGAAAGCGGTCCTGACAGAAACTGAGCCGATGCGAATTCTGGATCAGCTGCCGGAGCATATGAAATAAACCCGAGCCCAGCCGAGCAACCTGCCATGGACCTGAAACCCTGGAGCATGGCGGGTTGTCAATATCCGCAACCGGACTGTTCCTATCTGCTAAATCATTCTCCGATTAAAGAAGGTCTCTTTTTCAAATTCGTCAATACTCATGGTGATGTGCTGAATATCCGGGAACATTTCGGCTAGTTTCACCACGACAGCTTTGCTTAACTGTGCCCGCTGGTCGACGGTGCGACCCGGCATGATCGTTGTGAAGAGATGAATAAAGGCCTCATGTTTGCCGCCGACAGCATAGTCATTGTATGACTTCACGCGTATTTTTATATCCCGCTCATTGAACAGCTGAGAAGCCAGGACTGTCGCATGAACCTGCCTGATCAGTTCTTCTCCGGAATAGCGGGCCAAAATGTCTTCTGCGCTCTCAAGGACAATATGCGGCATAGTTCCTCCTGGTTGCTGGGATGTGAAGGGTCTTTCCAAACGGCACCACTGCAGCGGGCCGACAACGTTGAATGCGGAATCGATGCTCCAACTGGCCCGGGTAGGCTCTTATTTTAGCAGGGTTCCCGCCAACAAAGAGACTGCTCCCCGGGATTTCCTCCACGATCCTTATTTTTCTTCCCCGACACCTGCCGGAGCCGGGTTCGTTTGCCGTAATTGGCGCAGGAACAGCCAGACCACCGGCGGCAGGACCAGGATAAAAGCGTAGCAAAGCAGCAGGAAGGTCTGCTGAACGCCGATGCCGTCCGCCAGTTTGCCAATCAGCGGACCGGTGCAGACAAAGACCAGGCGGAAACAGAGGGACTGCAGCGACAGGATGCCGGCGCGATTGGCCGAGGGGATTTCCCGCTGGGCAAAGTTGAGCAGCATCGGCCCGCGCAGGCCGCGCATACTGGTCAGCAGGTAATAGAAGAGGAATCCCCACAACCCGCCGGCCAGGCCCAGCCCCAGATAGCCGCCGACGATCAGCAGGGCAAACAAAATCACCATGCGCCCGTCCCCCAGTTTCAATTGGGAGCGGTGACTGGCAAAGGCAAACAGAGCCACGCTCAGGTTGGCGACGGCCCAGATCGGTCCAAACCAGGAGACCGGCACCCCACCATCCTGCATATAGGGCTGGATCAGCCAGACCGGGTAAAAAGAGGACAGACCCAGCACCAGATTCAACAGAATGGTATAACGCAGCCGTTTATTGTCCAGCAAGGCGTAGCGGGTCGACCGCCAGGCCTCGGCAACATGGCTGGCTGGCGGATTGCCGGAGCGTTGTGGTTCGACCAGGGTCCGGGTCAGAAAAAAGAGCAGAATCCAGACCAGCACCTGAATAATAAAGGGCAACAATGGTGCCGCCGCGTACATTACCCCGGCAAACAAAGCACCGCAGGCTTCACCAATCTGCCCGGCCCCGCTCATCCGCCCCTGATGGCGGGCGTAAAAAAGCTCCTCGTCGGTTCCCTTAAGGCTTTCGAACAGCAGCGCACTGTCTGAGCCACTGATAAAGGACATGGAAATGCCCAGGAAGATTTCCGCGATCAGCACCCCGCTGAAGGTTTCGGCAATGGTGTACAGCCCCCAGCCGATCACCCCGAGCAGAGCCGCGTAATTGAGCGCTTTACGGTAACCGATCCGGTCGCTGATATAGCCGGATGGGTATTCCATAACCGCCATGGCCACGGCAAAGATACTCTGCAAGAGCAGGATCTGCGTCAGGCTCATCCCGATCTGGTCTTTCCAGAACAGGGTGATGATCGCCATGGGGAACAGACTCATCTCGAGAAAGGAAAAGGCGTAGAGTTTTTTGATGTTGGAGTGGAGTGTCGACATGGCGGAAGCATAGCCTGAAGCGGCTGGAACCGCCATACAGAAATGACTGACATCCCGACAAACAACAGGTGATCCGCCTTATCCATCCTCCCTATCGGAACCGGGTTTAGAAACTGTTACACGTCCAAACAGACCATTCATTATACCCTAACCTCAAATTAACAATATTTCTCTATTGGTTGCCCTTCGTCACGCGCCCGTTAACCGGCGCAACTCGTTTGGCCGGTCTGGCAGGTGGTTGTTCAACAGCCCGCCGGAGCGGGTTCCAGCAATATTTCAGGAGGTAGTCCACATGAGGTATGTAAAACAATTATCAACCCTGTTCCTGGCCCTGGTCCTGGCTGCCGGTATGGCCGGCTGCGACGGCAGCGACAGCAACAACAAAGACAGCTACAGTATCCCGGCCGAGCCGGGCGGTCTCGGCTACGAGCAGACCGTCGCCAATCCTGCCGTCGATTTCCCGTTGCCGGTCGTCGACTATGCCGAAAACAACAGCCCTTCCGATACGAAATACAGCACTCTGACCAACCCGATGGCCTATGCGCTGCGCGGGATCAACCATATCTGGAAAGGCACCACTGACAACTGGCAGGAGAATGCCAGCACCTACAGCGATGCCGTCAACGGCTATGATGGCGGCGACGGTCCTGGGCCTGACGACTATGTGACAGGGAATCCCATCATTGATGCCGAGGCCTGGAAAACCAATATCGAATACGTTGTCAAAGTCACTCGGAATCGGAGCGAAGATCAAGCCCTGCTGGCTTTCCTGGACGATCGCCGCAGCAAAAACTACAGTGTCATCGACGGCTTCGGCCCACTGACTGAAGATTTTGTCGCAGCATCCGGTGCTTATTATAATTTTACCCCGATGAAATTAAGCGATGTCCTGACCAACACCACCTTCCACCCCGAGGACAATGATGATGTCGGCTACGGCGGCTACACCGATTCCGAGTTGGGCGATGTCGTCGACCTGGCCCAGAAGTTCCGCTGGACGGATGCCTCCACCAGCGGCGCCAAATATGTCTTTGGCACGCCCCGGCCATGGCGGATGAACGACGCTGGCGAAATCAATTTCTACGGCGTCACCGCCTATACCTGTTACGACGCCAACGGTGATATTGTCAGCAACGGCGGCGAGGATGTGTTCCGCATCGACAGTTATGAAAGCAGTGTCAGCGTGGTTCCCGGCCTGGCCTGCGCCCGTCGCGCCCACAGTCTCTCCAAAGAAGCTGCCGGACTCTATTCGGCGACTACAGAAAACCGGCGCAAGGATAACGGTTATCCCAGCGGCCACACCAACGCCGGGGTGTTGGCCTCGTTGGCCTATGCCTATGCTTTTCCCCAGCGCTACTCCGAAATGCTGATGCGTGGTTCCGACCTGGGAGAAAATCGGATCATCGCCGGCATGCACTCGCCGGTGGATGTAATCGGCGGCCGGATGCTCGGCCTGATGGTTGCAACCCATACCCTGAATACTTACCCGGAAGTCGCGGCGGCCGCCTACCAGCAGGCCGAGGAATACTTCGGCGCCAAGGCGGAAACAGCAGGCATGGAATTGTACGATTATGCCCACCGCAAGGTCAGCGAAACCGGCAGCTATAAAGACGGCGCTTACCTCAATATCGATGTCTTTGACAACAATTTCTACAGCGATCACACGGCAATCAAAGACCTCTACCTGGAACGGATGACTTATGGCCTGCCGCAAGAAGGCACTCTGGGCCTGGACCCCATTGTTCCGGAAGGCGCGGAACTGTTGCTGGCCACCCGGCTGCCTTACCTGACTGCGGCCCAGCGCCGCGCGGTCCTGGCCAGCACCGAAATCGAATCCGGCTATCCCCTGCTTGACGATTCCAACGGCTGGGGACGAATCAACCTGATGGCAGCTGCCGACGGTTACGGTGCTTTCAACGGCGATGTCACAGTTGAGATGGATGCCAGCCAAGGGGCTTTCAACGCTCGGGACTGGTGGCGAAACGATATCAGCGGGGCGGGCAAACTGACCAAAACCGGCACCGGCACGCTCACCCTGACCGGTCTTAACAGTTATAGCGGCGGAACCGTTATCAACGCAGGAACCCTGGAAGCAGCATCGGCAACGGCCTTCGGAAGCGGGGATGTTTACATGACCGGCGGAACGACCTCCGTCAAAACTCCGGCCGCCCTGGAGCTTGCCGGCAAATACACCCAGCTTGATGGAACCTTACAGCTGCTGATCGGTGCGGATGGACAAGGAACCCTCGCTGTCGGGGGGACGGCGATTATTGTTGATGGTGAGCTGGTGATTGATTTTGCCGCTGACTACACCCCGACAGTCGGTGAACGGATCAAAATCATGACCGCCAACCGGGTTCATGGTGAATTTGCTGAGGTTTCTGCAGCAGGCTACGACATTTCCGCAGATTACGGGAAAAACTCGGTGACCATCACTATCGACGCCATTCTTTAACAAGCGGTTGAAAAACAGCTTGCCGAGCCCAGGGATGGGCGACCAAAATCGATGACGGTTTTCTCATGCATTGCTTTGCAAGGTGAAGGAAATCGGGCATCGCTTCACCGAGCTTGCAAAAGGCCAGGATGGACTTTTTCAACGACCTGAATGTCCTCAACAGGCGCTGAGCCTGTCTTGTTATCAACTTCCCCTCTTGCTTCCCGCAGGAGGGGAAGCCCTTTCCCGGTTCCGCCCCGCTCCTTGCTGCGCTGTCTTTGCTGGTACCTTGATCAGTCTTCAAAAGGCACTTCGGTGAGCTGCTCGCCCAGGGCCAGCTTCAGGGAATTGTCGAGATGGAACGCCAGCGCCTCACGGGCGGCAGCGACATCTCCCTGCTTAAGAGCCTTGAGAATCCGCAAATGCTCTTTGGCAACGCGGTGGATATTCCCCGGCGTCACCTTGATCCGGGACTGAACAGCCATCCGGATCTTGATAGCGGTCACCCGGTAGACATTTTCGACCAGTGCATTCTGCATGGCGGCAACGAACCGTTCATGCATCGACCAGTCAAAACTTTGAAAGTCCTGGGCCAGCGACTCCAGGTCGTCACTGCTGCTCCAGGTCAATGCGTCGCAGTGTCTGTCGATCCATTCTTCCAGGGTGTGCTGATCAAGCCGCCCGAGCAAATCGGGGATGGCGGCCAGTTCGATCATCCGGCGCATCTGATAGGCATCACGCACAAACGACACGTCCAGACTGGGAACCAGCAACCCCCGTTTGGGAAAGGTCTGCAGCAACCCTTCCGCTTCCAGGCGTGGGACAGCCTCCCGCACTGCTCCCAGGGTCAACCCGGTCAACTCGACCAGGCCACGCTGGGTGACCAGTTGCCCCGGCCGCAAAGTCCCGGTGTTAAGCAGTTCTTCAATGCTTTTATAGGCAGCTTCGCGCATGGACATATTCATTGTGTCTTTTTCCGTTGCACCGAGCGTCGGCATGAAAAGCTCCATATAAGGAGATAGCTGTTGACAGTATCCATCTAACATGTTAGCAACATGTTTAAATAAAAATCTCGATATGTCTTCTGTATATCACTGCGTCAAAGCAATGGCAAGCGTCAGGAAACGGCAAGCTTAAGGCTGCGCCGAGTCACCCATAAAAGGAGGAAGTCATGTTGAACAGATCCATCCGCTTTTCCGTACTCATCCTGTCGCTGGTCGGCGTCATGGTCTGCGTTTCCCCGGCCCTGGCCAAAGATAAAGCCAAACTGCGCATGTCGACACCGGCCTCGGCGACTGATCAGCGCTGCATTGCCCTGGCCAAGGTTTTTGGCCCGGCGGTTGCCGATTTTGCGGTCTATGAGCCCCATTACAACGCTTCACTGATCGCCCAGGGGTCCGAACTCGAGTCCATCGCTTCGGGCGATCTGGAAATGTCCATCACC encodes the following:
- a CDS encoding response regulator translates to MNILLVEDDEMIGVAVKKGLSQEGFVVDWVRNADEAGLALESKRYEVLLLDLGLPDRSGLEVLNELRKRGDTIAAIILTARDAVADRITGLDSGADDYLVKPFDLDELSARIRAVQRRKLGRAEPLLESGQLSLNPASRECFWQGRAVILSAREFSLLEALIERPGAVLSRAQLEERLYGWGEEIESNTIEVHIHHLRKKLAAEAIKTVRGVGYMLGNLE
- a CDS encoding 5-carboxymethyl-2-hydroxymuconate Delta-isomerase, translated to MPHIVLESAEDILARYSGEELIRQVHATVLASQLFNERDIKIRVKSYNDYAVGGKHEAFIHLFTTIMPGRTVDQRAQLSKAVVVKLAEMFPDIQHITMSIDEFEKETFFNRRMI
- a CDS encoding trigger factor, which gives rise to MAVKLLKSSAEEAVFTIEIDAVTIENAIMEEFTKATKGQQQSPHIPLSNRAMLAKHPELDKIAGQALNNILPRYYMQAIKELGLTPMTFPQIKPRETKLGEPCLVEIRVALEPKIPLQQYEGLQATYAPVIVTEDDVTQQLAGIRQQRGAGDDDAKLLATLPFDSIEAFSAEVRSSLQTMATEKTAANKREAVLNKLVEVNPCSVREEVIEQQTMMMINQFRQQVGANNFEGYLKSSGRTIDDAKKEIRPEAEAAVRKNLLLSAVADKIAPEISEEDIKAVISKQENSIMEVGMSYADRRKRIEETPGALEQLTHAIRLEKAVDFIVRKAVLTETEPMRILDQLPEHMK
- a CDS encoding phosphatase PAP2 family protein; this translates as MRYVKQLSTLFLALVLAAGMAGCDGSDSNNKDSYSIPAEPGGLGYEQTVANPAVDFPLPVVDYAENNSPSDTKYSTLTNPMAYALRGINHIWKGTTDNWQENASTYSDAVNGYDGGDGPGPDDYVTGNPIIDAEAWKTNIEYVVKVTRNRSEDQALLAFLDDRRSKNYSVIDGFGPLTEDFVAASGAYYNFTPMKLSDVLTNTTFHPEDNDDVGYGGYTDSELGDVVDLAQKFRWTDASTSGAKYVFGTPRPWRMNDAGEINFYGVTAYTCYDANGDIVSNGGEDVFRIDSYESSVSVVPGLACARRAHSLSKEAAGLYSATTENRRKDNGYPSGHTNAGVLASLAYAYAFPQRYSEMLMRGSDLGENRIIAGMHSPVDVIGGRMLGLMVATHTLNTYPEVAAAAYQQAEEYFGAKAETAGMELYDYAHRKVSETGSYKDGAYLNIDVFDNNFYSDHTAIKDLYLERMTYGLPQEGTLGLDPIVPEGAELLLATRLPYLTAAQRRAVLASTEIESGYPLLDDSNGWGRINLMAAADGYGAFNGDVTVEMDASQGAFNARDWWRNDISGAGKLTKTGTGTLTLTGLNSYSGGTVINAGTLEAASATAFGSGDVYMTGGTTSVKTPAALELAGKYTQLDGTLQLLIGADGQGTLAVGGTAIIVDGELVIDFAADYTPTVGERIKIMTANRVHGEFAEVSAAGYDISADYGKNSVTITIDAIL
- a CDS encoding GntR family transcriptional regulator — encoded protein: MTDNRSEYRLDHSAAVRPQIYRLLRDRIIRGDLEPGTKISESAIALEYLVSRQPVREVFIRLVEMGLLEVRPQRGTFVRRIVISAVMDARFVREAIEADIVRAVLENQDNTALVAELQWQIVEQGRVAESDPDAFMALDELFHHTLADAAGKSYAWEVVENIKMQMDRVRHISVRCFSRTHVVEQHRAIVEGIAVGNAAAAEQAMRIHLRGILKDLPGIVKSKADFFEDDQD
- a CDS encoding sensor histidine kinase — encoded protein: MNSIRKRLLRLLLIGQLLAVLLTGTIIFFYVRGELEAIFDDRLYQLAHSVHMDSDSISQAPLPLIKAQENDDDFVIQVWRDDGTLLLLLNSEEGTPARAAEGFSNHIDKGVSWRSFVLRRGDRLIQASQPLSDRLEVSSSVAWGATVPVIILVIVLGLLVRVSINYGLGPLKKLTESLEKRRPYAMEPLPTEGLPDEVLSLVQVLNSLLQRLDVALQSQRKFVADAAHELRTPLAAVQLQAQLLQKIDDPDERRQALDQMRAGTVRASHLAQQLLTLARLEPEDWQRPLTAVDLGELIKTVVAEFAPAALKRQIDLGIAENEPATIMGDQESLRIMLGNLVDNALRYTPQKGRIDLALQRAGRLARLEVLDNGPGIPAAERQQVFSRFYRCPGTTALGSGLGLAIVREVVTHHNGEIRLAARVGGPGLRVTINLPLAEDNPARQKKSAA
- a CDS encoding MFS transporter, producing MSTLHSNIKKLYAFSFLEMSLFPMAIITLFWKDQIGMSLTQILLLQSIFAVAMAVMEYPSGYISDRIGYRKALNYAALLGVIGWGLYTIAETFSGVLIAEIFLGISMSFISGSDSALLFESLKGTDEELFYARHQGRMSGAGQIGEACGALFAGVMYAAAPLLPFIIQVLVWILLFFLTRTLVEPQRSGNPPASHVAEAWRSTRYALLDNKRLRYTILLNLVLGLSSFYPVWLIQPYMQDGGVPVSWFGPIWAVANLSVALFAFASHRSQLKLGDGRMVILFALLIVGGYLGLGLAGGLWGFLFYYLLTSMRGLRGPMLLNFAQREIPSANRAGILSLQSLCFRLVFVCTGPLIGKLADGIGVQQTFLLLCYAFILVLPPVVWLFLRQLRQTNPAPAGVGEEK
- a CDS encoding GntR family transcriptional regulator, translating into MPTLGATEKDTMNMSMREAAYKSIEELLNTGTLRPGQLVTQRGLVELTGLTLGAVREAVPRLEAEGLLQTFPKRGLLVPSLDVSFVRDAYQMRRMIELAAIPDLLGRLDQHTLEEWIDRHCDALTWSSSDDLESLAQDFQSFDWSMHERFVAAMQNALVENVYRVTAIKIRMAVQSRIKVTPGNIHRVAKEHLRILKALKQGDVAAAREALAFHLDNSLKLALGEQLTEVPFED